From the Salarias fasciatus chromosome 16, fSalaFa1.1, whole genome shotgun sequence genome, one window contains:
- the tra2b gene encoding transformer-2 protein homolog beta isoform X1, whose translation MSDNDKGRESRSASRSASRGSGKSGSRSPARSPAHSKKGSHHSRSKSQSRSRSRSHSHRGSRRHYSRSRSRSRSYRRRSRSRSYSGERRRRSHSRSPMSNRRRHIGNRANPDPNCCLGVFGLSLYTTERDLREVFSKYGPLADVSIVYDQQSRRSRGFAFVYFENTDDANEAKDRANGMELDGRRIRVDFSITKRAHTPTPGIYMGRPTYGGGGPSGPRRYSRDYDRGYDRGYDRGGYDRYDDREYHRSYRRRSPSPYYRGPYRSRSRSRSYSPRRY comes from the exons ATGAGTGATAACGACAAAGGCCGG GAGTCTCGCTCCGCTTCAAGGAGCGCGAGTCGAGGCTCGGGGAAGTCGGGGAGCCGCTCCCCGGCTCGCTCGCCCGCTCATTCAAAAAAAGGCTCCCACCACTCCCGTTCCAAGTCCCAGTCTCGGTCCAGGTCGAG GTCCCATTCCCACCGTGGCTCACGCAGACACTATAGCCGGTCTCGGTCTCGCTCAAGGTCCTATCGCCGCCGGTCTCGCAGTAGGTCCTACAGCGGTGAGCGGCGGCGTAGAAGCCACAGTCGCTCGCCTATGTCCAATCGCCGCAGGCACATCGGCAATCGT GCTAATCCAGATCCAAACTGCTGCCTGGGAGTGTTCGGTCTGAGCCTGTACACCACAGAGAGAGATCTGAGGGAAGTCTTCTCCAAGTACGGCCCCCTGGCGGACGTCAGCATCGTGTATGACCAGCAGTCGAGGCGCTCCAGGGGCTTTGCGTTTGTTTACTTTGAGAACACCGATGATGCCAATGAG GCAAAGGACCGGGCCAATGGCATGGAGCTGGACGGGCGAAGAATCAGGGTGGACTTCTCCATCACAAAAAGAGCTCACACTCCGACCCCTGGAATCTACATGGGACGGCCCACATA TGGCGGAGGTGGTCCCAGTGGCCCTCGTCGCTACTCCCGCGACTATGACCGTGGCTACGATCGCGGGTACGACAGAGGTGGCTACGATCGCTATGACGACAGGGAGTACCACAGATCTTACAG aAGGCGATCCCCGTCTCCGTACTACAGAGGGCCTTACAGGTCTCGATCCAGATCACGATCCTATTCTCCCC GTCGGTATTGA
- the tra2b gene encoding transformer-2 protein homolog beta isoform X2, producing MSDNDKGRESRSASRSASRGSGKSGSRSPARSPAHSKKGSHHSRSKSQSRSRSRSHSHRGSRRHYSRSRSRSRSYRRRSRSRSYSGERRRRSHSRSPMSNRRRHIGNRANPDPNCCLGVFGLSLYTTERDLREVFSKYGPLADVSIVYDQQSRRSRGFAFVYFENTDDANEAKDRANGMELDGRRIRVDFSITKRAHTPTPGIYMGRPTYGGGGPSGPRRYSRDYDRGYDRGYDRGGYDRYDDREYHRSYRRSPSPYYRGPYRSRSRSRSYSPRRY from the exons ATGAGTGATAACGACAAAGGCCGG GAGTCTCGCTCCGCTTCAAGGAGCGCGAGTCGAGGCTCGGGGAAGTCGGGGAGCCGCTCCCCGGCTCGCTCGCCCGCTCATTCAAAAAAAGGCTCCCACCACTCCCGTTCCAAGTCCCAGTCTCGGTCCAGGTCGAG GTCCCATTCCCACCGTGGCTCACGCAGACACTATAGCCGGTCTCGGTCTCGCTCAAGGTCCTATCGCCGCCGGTCTCGCAGTAGGTCCTACAGCGGTGAGCGGCGGCGTAGAAGCCACAGTCGCTCGCCTATGTCCAATCGCCGCAGGCACATCGGCAATCGT GCTAATCCAGATCCAAACTGCTGCCTGGGAGTGTTCGGTCTGAGCCTGTACACCACAGAGAGAGATCTGAGGGAAGTCTTCTCCAAGTACGGCCCCCTGGCGGACGTCAGCATCGTGTATGACCAGCAGTCGAGGCGCTCCAGGGGCTTTGCGTTTGTTTACTTTGAGAACACCGATGATGCCAATGAG GCAAAGGACCGGGCCAATGGCATGGAGCTGGACGGGCGAAGAATCAGGGTGGACTTCTCCATCACAAAAAGAGCTCACACTCCGACCCCTGGAATCTACATGGGACGGCCCACATA TGGCGGAGGTGGTCCCAGTGGCCCTCGTCGCTACTCCCGCGACTATGACCGTGGCTACGATCGCGGGTACGACAGAGGTGGCTACGATCGCTATGACGACAGGGAGTACCACAGATCTTACAG GCGATCCCCGTCTCCGTACTACAGAGGGCCTTACAGGTCTCGATCCAGATCACGATCCTATTCTCCCC GTCGGTATTGA
- the hce2l1 gene encoding high choriolytic enzyme 2, translating into MAVCATMMLLGVLFGLLTQASTLPVKNSTGVQEGKVRLKRKYSDEMPDFDDINAMDQILEVNRKFRAPRGISIRDGDIAVSFVRSAINCPGNACLWSKSVDGFVYVPYIMSPIYDDMDRITIETGMQDISSGTCVKFIQRTHEANFLDIQPRYGCWSFLGQTGGSQTLSLQTPGCMWSGVAAHELMHALGFVHEQSRSDRDHYVSIVWKNIMPDHMHNFRKQVTNNLNSPYDYGSVMHYGRYAFSEDGGPTIIPKPDPYIPIGQRDGPSGLDLHKINVLYNCGAN; encoded by the exons ATGGCCGTGTGTGCTACCATGATGCTTCTGGGTGTTTTGTTTGGCTTGTTAACACAGGCGAGCACGCTGCCTGTTAAG AATTCTACAGGCGTTCAGGAAGGCAAAGTGAGGTTGAAAAGGAAATACTCAG ATGAAATGCCAGACTTCGATGACATCAATGCAATGGATCAAATCCTGGAAGTCAATCGca AGTTCCGAGCCCCCAGAGGAATATCAATCAGAGATGGAGATATTGCCGTTTCATTTGTTAGGAGTGCCATAAACTGCCCTGGGAACGCCTGTTTGTGGTCCAAATCAGTGGATGGATTTGTGTATGTGCCTTACATTATGTCGCCCATCTATG atGACATGGACAGAATCACCATAGAAACTGGGATGCAGGACATTTCTTCTGGAACATGCGTTAAATTTATTCAACGCACGCACGAGGCCAACTTCCTTGATATTCAGCCTCGATATGG CTGTTGGTCATTTCTGGGGCAGACGGGAGGAAGCCAGACCCTGTCACTGCAGACTCCCGGGTGCATGTGGTCAGGGGTGGCGGCCCACGAGTTGATGCACGCCCTTGGCTTTGTGCATGAGCAATCTCGTTCAGACCGAGACCACTACGTCTCGATTGTGTGGAAAAACATCATGCCGG ACCACATGCACAACTTCAGGAAACAGGTGACAAACAATCTGAACAGCCCGTATGACTACGGCTCTGTGATGCATTATGGAAG ATATGCCTTCTCTGAAGATGGTGGTCCAACGATTATCCCAAAGCCTGATCCCTATATTCCTATTGGCCAGCGAGATGGGCCGAGCGGACTTGATCTACACAAgataaatgtgctatataactGTG GTGCTAATTGA